The Cryptomeria japonica chromosome 9, Sugi_1.0, whole genome shotgun sequence DNA segment GTGTGGAGTGGGAGTACGAAAGGAGGATGCAAAGAGTGTGGAGACCGGATTGAAGGAAGAGAGAATACAAGGTGGAGGAGGCTGATCAAGTGGGATTGAGAAAGAGATCCGGTAGAACAGGTTTCAATGAGATTTTTGTTTTGCTTTGAAGGTGTTATCATTTGCTGGCAAAGTCAAAATAAAAGGATGCACAGGTTTGGGTTTTGTGTTTCCTGAATAAAGTTTGAAATCGGTTGTTTGTAATTATCTTTATGTAAAATGAAGAATAAGTTGATTGTTCATTGCTTTGTTGTTTTGTTTTGACTTCGCATAAACATATTACTGGAAGACAAACTATCTTTGGCTCCATCAATTAaggtttttagaaaaagaaaagaagaacaagAGATAGGAGCTATGCCACTTTTAGAATGTTTTATTGTAAACCCTCTTCAATTGTTTTCTCATAAACCTTTCTaaattggttatatatatatatatatatatatatatatatatatatatatatatatatatatatatatatatatataatccaagaAAACAACTCTAAAGAGTAAATCAAAGGATTATTAAAATGGCAATTGACTTGGACTCGTACTTAATTCAAAAAGAACCCACCAAAGATCAGTTATTGCCAAATGTTTTTTCTAAAGTACAAGCACCTTAACTGAAGTTTGAATTCATCTTTTTTTTTGTCAATAAAGGCAGAGCCAGATAGATACAAAATTCAATCGAGCAGAGTCTATTGGTCAATGGGTCATTAAACGAGACTAGACAAAATCAAGCagaaaaacaaaatgaaagaaacAGTCCTCCACGAAGTCCAACGCGACATCCTGTCTTTAAAGGCGGGACATAGTttaaaaaatttatacaaaatggaGAAATGATCCCCACCATGgccgttttttcacttttgaatcacaacttaaaaaattagtagaatgTGTGCATTGACATGCTACTTTTTTCTAAAACCGTATAGATGaaacttcaaattataaataaaccctaaaaaaatatagtaggtaaCAGGCGTGGAATTTGACAGGCTAAATGgccattttttcacttttgaatctattaattgattatcatttaatgtttattaagatgtgcattgcattttggtgtggcttcaatctttacttttatattttttgacagttaatatttttcttaaaacgtcaaatgaaagacATTGACTAAACCATCATCAAAAAAgcatatgacaggtaggggtgaccgtcaaattccatTCATGATCCCACATTCAATTCTGAAGTTTAAATTCTTTTGATGAATACACTTAACTGAATTTTGTATCCGAAAAAAATAGACAATTTCTCACGAAGGGTTTTTCATCTCATTTTGAAACATTAAATAAGGGCGGTATGTTTTTCTTGTTTGGCTGCATCATTTGAGCTCTGCTTGCAATTGTATTGTGTGCCGCCTTCTTTCTTTTAGGTTCTAGTTGCCCTGCATTTCTTTGTTTGGCTGCTAGTTCTAGTGGGTTCTCTGCCTGGTTTGTTCTAGCATCTGTTCTAGTGGATCCTCTGCCTGGTTTGTTCTATCATCTGTTCTAGTGGGTCCTTTGCCTGGTTTGTTCTAGCATTGTTCTATCATCTGGTCTAGTGGATCCTCTGACTGGTTTGCTCTTGTAGAATCTGAAACTGCCCCTGTTCTTAAAGCCAGCTGTTAAACATAAATATTTATGACAGAGAAAACAATTGACAGCCAAACCATATAATCAGAAACATCCAAATTGAACTCACAAATAAATAATACCAATCTTCATCTGAGAGAAAAAAGAGAATTAGAGGATACTCTGTTTTTTAACAGCGGAGAGCTCTATTTTTTATTACAACTTACAAAAAGAGCTGAGATTCAAGGTTTATAAAGGAATCTCAGCTTTTCAAAAAAGACATTAACAACCAGTTCATTGCACCTCTAAAAAGAATTCGAGAGATTTGCAAAATAAAGTATTTAGTGCTTAAAGCAGAGCATGCACAGCATGCATTGTTCGGTGAAAGGAACTAACTAATAGTTCTAAAAAAAAAACTTATACACTCGAACTAAATTAGGTTAACTAAAATATCCTTGTATGGGCATGCATTATTTAGTCAAAATTTAGAACTGGCTGTTCGAAATCTAATTCTATTGCTAATTTATTAAACTACGGTTTCATTGAATACAAATGCTTTGATCGGTGGGTGGCTGTGCAATAACGGTGTATGACGGTGGAGCTCTCAGTGAGCTGTTCAAACTTTTAGTTCAGCATCAGTTCTCCACAGTTctaatgccaactcctatgatcaaaccctccaattgacatcacacatatatatctctctattctctgtttttttttttttacattttacatcacacatatatatgtgtttgaatggttttcataacCCTTTGgatgaaaagacaccccccttttaaataaaaataattccaaatcctgaaattgccttagtttatgtaattaattgtcactttacaagttgtttgggcatattagaggtattttaaagctattttatgggtatataatggataaatggtctttaaatgatgtaaataccccctttggtgcttcacactccattttttatgcccattattgtgtttatgttatggtttcatattgtgcaacaaatataaaatatattacttgtacctattcaatatatatatgtatatatatatttaaaatttttcttgctccttgtcttggaatttagaattctaaaaattgcaaattttagggttccaacaggtcCTTTACCTGGTTTCTTCTATCTATGTGGCGTAGATTTGAACCTGCAACTTAATTCACTTCTGTTTGGTTTATTTATTCTTCTCTACTGCTGCTTTAGCGTTCAACCACCTATCTCCATCAACTttcatattcttttcccaaaaacAAAAGATGGCAAATTATAGAACAACTGGAGCTGATTCTTCATCCAGCAGTAGCAATGGTGAGCAATCATGGGTTTTGATTAGTCCTATTAGGGTTGACGAAGAAGAAAATACTGTTATGTCTTACAGTCAACCTGCAATTGGGTCATTAAATTCTGAAGTTGCTTCCTCGTGCAATGGAAGCAACACTGAGCAATTGCCCAGCCTTagtattgatgaagaagattgtaCTAGCATTTCTCTCAGTCCACCTGAAGAAAGGTCATCCGGTTCATCATCCTATTCTTCTGCAGAACAGTCCCTCCAAAAGCAGTCTATCAAAGACATTCACAAAATACAGGCTAACTTGCAGCGATTCGAAGTGGACACCCTGAATTCCATTCACATGCTCACGACACACATCCAGGCTTCTTTCTCTGAGGTCGGGAAAGAAATACATGTTCTACAGAACACTATGATGAATCTTTCGCAGGGTACAGAGGAAACAAAACCTGTGGAGACTTATATTCTGCAATTCATCTTCAGCAGGCGAAACCCTATTGAGAACAAAGAAGACAGCATTGAGGCAGTGAAAGAGCACATACTTAAAAGAATACTGGGGTTCGAAGATTCGCAGCTTCCAAAAATAAAATATGTGCTCAAGTCAGATTTTACTAAAGTGCTAGTAGTATTTGCCGATTCTTTTTCTAAAGAAATAGTTTTACGGCGGGCAAATGAACGGAGGCAAATGATGGCAGGAGCAGATATTACTATATTTGACTGGTAAGACAAAACATTTTGGCTCAGTGCTATAATTTTGCGACTCGTTCTGAAAATAGCAGGTTTCAATGATGTTTTTGCAATTTCCTTCGGTTTTTGAGGTTTTTCTGAGTGAAGGAAATCATCTTTGCTGGATATTTACTGTTCTCAAATTGATGAATGCAGGACTCAATAAAAAGACTTGGAATATCACAAGAACATGAGAGAATGCTGGCTTGTCCTCGGGTTAGGGTTAGTTTAAGAATTCGGTAGTTAGGAGATAATTTAGGTTTGATCTAAATCAGGGCAATTATTTTGTGATCAAGCATCTACCTGTTTGTTTGTATGATTCAGTGGGCAAAAATCACTTCCGAACAAAGAATTTAAGTTCGTCCATGTAAACCTTTTGGTATTTCAAGAAAAACAGAAACTCCTTAAAACACTTCGGTATTTCAAGAAAATCAGAAACTGCTGCTTGGAATGAAAAAAATGCTGCTCCGAATTTTCGTAATTCCATTGTTTATGTCTTTGAAATAAATCAATTGTTGCTTGAATGAATCAATAGCACATTGTTTGAAACAAGTTTTACAGTATTTAATCTGCCATATCAGCTGAAATCCCATTTTATGAGCTTTTGAAAATTTGCATTTCTGTAAAAGTGGGCAACGGATAGGAGAAAAGAGAAAAGATCTTGCATGCTAATCTTTCTAAATGGGAGTGATTGGAAGATTCATATCATGGAATAAGTTGCGACCAATCACTTAAGAATGATATGGTCTTTCTACCATATTTCAGAATGAGAAAACAGCTGTAGATTTTAGTTGTAGTGCTTCCATTCTTCAAAGCCTCCTGAAAATTCCCATTATCCTCATACTTTATCTCTTTCATTTTCTGGAATCAAAAACCTATGCAGACAACACTTTTGCAGTCAATCCAAACGCATTGTATCAGGTAGTCCTACAGGAAACCCCCTTCTGATTTTCGCCCATCAGTCTATCAGTTTGGAATTGGCAGAGGACCCATTTAAATTTTATGAAATTTCTTTCCTTTTGGAATTTTCTAAGAGCTCAACAGGATATTTTTCATTGTTCTTTTTCCACATTTTTTCTAGGAATAATTCATCAATTAGCAAAGTTTCAGAGCTAAACAGGATATTTTTCGTGGTTTTTTTTCCACATTTTATCAAGAAATAATTCATCAATTAGCAAAGTCTGAAAACACTTCTTGCTCTGTTTTCCAATAAAGTATATATCAATGTATTTGCTAAAATATGTATTAAATgtgaattctctcttattctttttAACAAAATTCTCTACAATACATATTGCTGCAGAAAATATTGATTCTTTAAGCTTTTCTGTTCCATGTTAACTCTGAATATTTTAGTGGTTGGAGCGATTTTGTTGTTTACTTTATTATATTCTAGCAAAAAAGATGAATCATTAAAAAAAAAGTCTAAACCAGATTATAACAGGAAGATTTAAGATTTCTAGACAACAATAGCTATTAATAAAGTCAGGAGAAGGAAAACTCAAGGGGATTTTTCACTATTCTGTCAGCTGCAAGAATCAAAAGAGACCATGATCTAAACAAAACTTGCAAAATCAATGAACAATAAGAATGAGAATTGACCCTGATCATTATGAAGAAGCTGAAGAAGTTGCAAAAATCTATCTAGAGGCAAAGATACACCCATTCAATGATATTCTAGTTATGATCAATATTAGAGGTGCATTTTGTTAAATAGTTCTCAATAATATTTCGTTTTTTAGGAATGTGAACGAAGGAAAGGGATTCAAAATTTGGAGTGAAAAGAAGCATCAATTTGACAAGAAAAGCCAATCACTAGGAGGACTCATGCAACTTCCTTTGTTCGAAATAGAAATTAGAATTATTGAATCCATTTaataaataaccttcttccaacCTAGCTCATAGGTTTTCTCAAGTGCTACAAAAATGGCTCAAGTCTCTATTTTATTATTAGTGCAACAACCCATAGAAGAAGTGAATAAAGAAATGGACATAAACATCACCATCACATCCAACCTCTCCAATCCAATAGCCCTTGGTTTTTCCACGATGATACATTGGTATTAATTTTGAAATAAACCAAGTTGAGGAGGAGACCACTTACCAATCTTGTTCACCTTCCTATAAGCGTTCAATCTTGAGTCAACCTGAATGTAAAAGGCAATTGAGGGGGAAAACTCTTGGAGGCTTGATAGGTGAGCATCAAAAGGGAATACAGTCTCATCAAAAGAGCATTTGGTTGCAATAGTTTCTTTGACCAAATTCTTGATCTTTTGCCTAACCTACACGATGATACTCTAGCACCCTTGGAAAATCTGATGGTTTTATTCTAACCAGATCTACCAAAGAGTAAAAATAAGATCCAAATCCTAGGAAACCAAAAGGAAAGAAGCCAATGTCATAGTATGACCCAATCTTGCCCAAAACTTAGATAAATAAGTTGCATGAATGAATGGTTGATTCCACCTCTTCCATCATTGCCACACAAAACACATTTAGAAGGGCCTTGAAATTCTCTCTTCCTAATATTATCCTAAGCGAGACATTATTTCTAACACAATAAATAGATACAAATATTACATAGGCCAATTGaatttgttcttgatttttttccaCTGGGAAAGTCTGTACTCACACCTTTCTTATGCTCTAAAAATTGATAGCCAAGAGCAATCAAATAGGATCCTTTAGGATCatgatcccacacaagatcatacatTCCCTCTAAGGAACATCAAGGCCAACCAATAGGAATGGAGGCAAGAGTAGCATGGACTTCATGTTCCCCTTCTAGGCTAGCTACTAGGGTCTTTTCAATAATATATATGAGAATTCCCTAAATGAATAGAGCTCTTAAAATCAACAAGTTTTGGCCAGCCCATTGACTGAAAGTCTTCACTCAAATGCTGGAGAAGGGGGAAGGAAGTGAGGATCAAGAGATGGAGACCCAAAGAATTCTTCTAAAAAAGAGCTCTATCACCAATATTGATAATCTAGTAAAGCCATTCTTTGACAATTGAAGCCCCTTTCTTAATGGCTTTCAAACCATTCAGATTTTTTCATATAGATCTATCTCAAGAACGTCCTCAACAATTCTTCTTGAATATTTGAAATTAAGGATTCTAGATCTCAAGGTCTTTTTGGTATGAGAAATTACCATACATAAATTCCAAGGACTAATGTTTAACAAATCAACAACCAGTATAAGTAAAATAGAATGACAAAGCTTAACTTTTACAGCTATGTCTAGAGTTAAACTGGTAAAGAGTCTTTGAATAGAAACATCATTCTCTTTTGAAAAATATTCAAGAATTAAAAATCCATAAATAATTATCAAGAAAAAGGAAGAGTCTTTACTACATTTTCCCATTAGAAATAATAAAAGTACACAATTTTCAATACAACCTTCTTTAGATAAACTTTCAAATTATTCTTTTTGTTACAATTTTCATAGTATATTCTTCATGGAAATAAACTCAGACCTAATATATTCATTACTTCATGTTATACATGTGCATGCTTGATATTCATTTACATGGAGCAATTTTCTCATGTTTCCACTATTATATTCTCACCTACAATTCTTTTTATGAAGTCCACTAACTTCTTGTTCCGTGTGTAGGAATGAAATAAATGaactatcaaaaaaataaaaattagtctGACTATGATGTTGctatcaaactcattgacccatgtttcatgagtagtggttcacaagaacccatctctcatgagaatgaatggtccacttaacactcattgcatctaTAGTCTGATTTCATGTAAGCACGTGAAATCATAGACTACAACATCATCAAAATTGAAATTGTTACAAATCTTTCTTTCAATTCACTATAAGAAAATATGTAATACAAATATTTTAGATCTGTTGAAAATTGTATAATAAAAAATTCTATTAcaaaatcaataaaatatacaGTATATCAACATTTTAACTTCTCTATAGGCAAAACCATTGCACCCCCTTCTGCATTCTATCCAAGAAAGCAGCCCGTATTTTCAGAAAAAACCCACCAAAGATCAGTTATTGCCAAATCTTTTAAAAGTACAAACAGAACTgaattttaaattcttttgatGAAGACACTTAACGGAATTTTGAATGGGGAAAAAGAGAAACCAACGgtcaaaagaattcaaaatttcTCACAAAAGGTTTTTCATTTAATCTTTGAAACTGTTTAGTAAGGGCGGTTAGTTTTTCTGGTTTGGCTGCCTCTTTTGAGC contains these protein-coding regions:
- the LOC131052361 gene encoding uncharacterized protein LOC131052361 — translated: MANYRTTGADSSSSSSNGEQSWVLISPIRVDEEENTVMSYSQPAIGSLNSEVASSCNGSNTEQLPSLSIDEEDCTSISLSPPEERSSGSSSYSSAEQSLQKQSIKDIHKIQANLQRFEVDTLNSIHMLTTHIQASFSEVGKEIHVLQNTMMNLSQGTEETKPVETYILQFIFSRRNPIENKEDSIEAVKEHILKRILGFEDSQLPKIKYVLKSDFTKVLVVFADSFSKEIVLRRANERRQMMAGADITIFDWTQ